A genomic stretch from Oscillospiraceae bacterium includes:
- a CDS encoding cupin domain-containing protein, translating to MKHKYLIRAYDKRDWLFELDDGTECVRQFTLPVGPYEKNEMSDTVYHRGDNTPYHEHEQGCETFFIVKGSVEVTVRGKRCIASAGDMLHLMPGVPHGFVFLEEGTVWRELFQSINMAQSTLNKNLIKSRYPGLYYEPDFRRRYLGGAKNIERFPPVVTNVPKENLPEIRTPSFALSAFSFDGVELRQKVGRWECGQLKEIWHASLRQGVRIDWDIPYGDWELYYIETGEIRFTILDESFVAGPDTIVHIPPYAVHSLEVLRDACLYDCDCSAKLLSLLEDHAALLASDPDRLSTEEARRDFLHKYGCFVTGFHAG from the coding sequence ATGAAACACAAGTATTTGATCCGCGCCTACGACAAGCGGGACTGGCTGTTTGAGCTGGACGACGGCACCGAATGCGTCCGCCAGTTCACACTGCCCGTGGGGCCGTATGAAAAGAACGAGATGAGCGATACCGTCTACCATCGGGGGGACAACACCCCCTACCACGAGCATGAACAGGGCTGCGAGACCTTTTTCATCGTCAAGGGTTCGGTGGAGGTGACTGTCCGCGGCAAACGCTGCATCGCCTCGGCGGGGGACATGCTCCACCTGATGCCGGGCGTACCCCACGGCTTTGTCTTCCTCGAAGAGGGAACTGTCTGGCGCGAGCTCTTTCAGTCCATCAACATGGCCCAGAGCACCCTCAACAAGAACCTGATCAAGAGCCGTTACCCGGGGCTGTACTACGAGCCGGATTTTCGCCGCCGCTATCTGGGCGGCGCCAAAAACATCGAACGGTTCCCCCCAGTCGTCACGAACGTTCCCAAGGAGAACCTGCCCGAGATCCGCACGCCGTCGTTTGCACTCTCCGCCTTCTCCTTTGACGGCGTTGAACTCCGCCAAAAGGTCGGCCGCTGGGAGTGCGGGCAGCTCAAGGAGATCTGGCACGCGTCGCTGCGGCAAGGCGTGCGCATTGACTGGGACATCCCGTACGGCGACTGGGAGCTCTACTACATCGAAACCGGCGAGATCCGGTTCACGATCCTTGACGAGAGCTTTGTGGCGGGCCCGGACACCATTGTGCACATCCCGCCCTACGCCGTCCACAGTCTGGAAGTGCTGCGCGACGCCTGCCTCTATGACTGTGACTGCTCCGCGAAACTGCTTTCCCTGCTGGAGGACCACGCCGCCCTACTGGCAAGCGATCCAGACCGGCTCTCCACCGAAGAGGCCCGTCGAGACTTTCTGCACAAATACGGCTGCTTTGTAACCGGCTTTCACGCCGGCTGA
- a CDS encoding ABC transporter substrate-binding protein, with product MKQLRRLWALLLAPILLLCACSPVNTPSPNAGARDSLTVSLESDPELLCAGFAANTVVSFVSRQIFDTLIVRQADGSYTPSLAESWEYVNDGKDIRFTLRDDVVFHNGETMTADDVVFSYNTVIQAGHADCSTSAMDRMEKEDDRHVVLYFKDHYGPGLECVSTEYMVVFPQSLYEADPDHFLRNPIGTGAYRFIEWKTGNKIQLEAFPDYFGGSAPIRNLTFKVYTDSSIAALALEKGEIDVLSTPLQTDVKNLRAHPNLQYHEVGSATTTWAFFNFNGIFADKRLREAVVHAIDREAVLLGAMEGAGEIINSMYPNFLPGSDPDYVGRQYDPELSRRLLAEAGYADGFDLLFQTRETERYYKPVEVIQAQLGEAGIRVRVEKLESSAWSSDVWRAANFEINLISSTLGIMDFDDLYPLYRGGEGQNFCGVDIPALNEAFDTNRYSTDEAARLQACRDIVRIMDEEAVIAPLYAAIRGLAAHKDLKNVEAHASLDYNIRDWSW from the coding sequence ATGAAACAGCTCCGCAGACTGTGGGCACTGCTGCTCGCACCGATACTGCTCCTGTGCGCCTGCAGTCCCGTCAACACCCCATCGCCCAACGCCGGCGCCCGGGACTCCCTCACTGTCTCCCTTGAGTCCGACCCCGAACTGCTCTGCGCCGGCTTCGCGGCCAATACCGTCGTAAGCTTCGTCTCTCGCCAGATCTTCGACACACTGATCGTCCGCCAGGCGGACGGCTCCTACACACCCTCCCTGGCCGAGTCTTGGGAATACGTCAACGACGGCAAGGACATCCGTTTCACGCTCCGCGACGACGTCGTCTTCCACAACGGCGAGACGATGACCGCAGACGACGTGGTATTTTCTTACAATACCGTCATCCAAGCCGGGCACGCCGACTGCTCCACCTCCGCAATGGATCGCATGGAAAAAGAAGACGACCGCCATGTGGTGCTCTATTTCAAGGACCACTACGGCCCCGGTTTGGAGTGCGTCTCCACCGAGTACATGGTGGTGTTCCCCCAGTCTCTCTATGAGGCCGATCCGGATCATTTCCTGCGCAATCCCATCGGCACCGGCGCCTACCGGTTTATCGAATGGAAAACCGGCAATAAGATTCAACTTGAGGCCTTTCCGGACTATTTCGGCGGTTCGGCACCCATCCGGAACCTGACCTTCAAGGTTTACACCGACAGCAGCATCGCGGCCCTGGCGCTGGAGAAAGGCGAGATCGACGTGCTCTCCACCCCGCTGCAGACCGACGTCAAGAACCTGCGGGCCCATCCAAATCTCCAGTACCACGAAGTCGGCTCCGCGACCACCACCTGGGCCTTTTTCAATTTCAACGGCATTTTTGCGGACAAACGTCTGCGCGAGGCCGTGGTCCACGCCATCGACCGGGAAGCCGTGCTGCTCGGTGCGATGGAAGGCGCCGGGGAGATCATCAACTCCATGTATCCGAACTTTTTGCCGGGCAGCGATCCCGACTATGTCGGGCGCCAGTACGACCCGGAACTCTCCCGGCGTCTGCTGGCCGAGGCCGGCTACGCGGACGGGTTCGACTTACTCTTCCAGACGCGCGAGACCGAGCGCTATTACAAGCCTGTCGAGGTCATTCAGGCACAGCTCGGCGAAGCTGGGATCCGCGTGCGGGTGGAAAAGCTGGAGAGCTCCGCCTGGTCCAGCGACGTCTGGCGCGCCGCCAACTTTGAGATCAACCTCATCTCCTCTACGTTGGGCATCATGGACTTTGACGACCTCTATCCGCTCTATCGCGGAGGCGAAGGGCAGAACTTCTGCGGCGTGGACATCCCGGCGCTCAACGAGGCCTTCGACACAAACCGCTACAGCACCGACGAGGCAGCCCGTCTGCAGGCCTGCCGCGACATCGTACGGATCATGGACGAGGAGGCCGTCATCGCCCCGCTGTATGCGGCCATCCGCGGTCTGGCGGCACACAAAGACCTGAAAAATGTCGAGGCGCACGCCAGCCTCGACTACAACATCCGCGACTGGTCATGGTGA
- a CDS encoding ATP-binding cassette domain-containing protein: MSMLVEARNLRKVFHTPAGPLHAVDGVTLSLRAGTTLGVVGESGCGKSTLGRLMLRLLPATSGEVLFDGEDVLAMNPRAMNRFRRQAQIIFQDPYASLNPRLTVGEIIAEPLIVNRICRSRSDLRAEIFRMMDLVGLADRLVNSYPHELDGGRRQRIGIARALVLKPRFLVCDEPVSALDVSIKAQILNLLMDLQDRLGLAYLFITHDLSVVKHISNEIAVMYLGTCVERAHADELFRRPLHPYTRALLGAIPVPDLTRRGQTAEILPGEVSSPIGLLPGCRFHARCRYARAACLGEDVALTQRGEDHLVACLPDTPPPGPAGG; the protein is encoded by the coding sequence ATGAGTATGCTGGTCGAGGCCCGCAATCTGCGCAAGGTGTTTCATACCCCCGCCGGCCCGCTTCACGCCGTGGACGGCGTCACTCTCTCCCTGCGCGCTGGGACCACGCTGGGCGTTGTGGGCGAGTCCGGCTGCGGCAAATCCACACTGGGCCGTCTGATGCTGCGTCTGCTGCCGGCCACAAGCGGCGAAGTTCTCTTTGACGGCGAGGACGTCCTCGCGATGAACCCCCGGGCGATGAACCGCTTCCGCCGCCAGGCTCAGATCATTTTCCAAGATCCGTACGCCTCTTTGAACCCCCGCCTGACCGTCGGCGAGATCATTGCGGAACCTCTGATCGTGAATCGGATCTGCCGCAGCCGGAGCGACCTGCGGGCGGAAATCTTTCGTATGATGGACCTTGTGGGACTGGCGGATCGGCTGGTCAACAGCTATCCCCATGAGCTGGACGGCGGACGGCGGCAGCGCATCGGCATCGCGCGGGCGCTGGTGCTGAAACCCCGTTTCCTCGTCTGCGACGAACCGGTCTCAGCCTTGGACGTCTCTATCAAGGCCCAGATTCTCAACTTGCTGATGGATCTGCAGGACCGGCTTGGTCTCGCCTATCTCTTCATCACGCACGACCTCAGTGTGGTCAAACACATTTCGAACGAGATAGCCGTGATGTATCTCGGGACCTGCGTCGAGAGGGCACACGCCGACGAACTGTTTAGGCGCCCTCTGCACCCCTACACCCGCGCGTTGCTCGGGGCCATCCCCGTCCCCGACTTGACCCGGCGCGGGCAGACGGCGGAGATTCTCCCCGGCGAGGTGAGCAGCCCCATCGGCCTGCTCCCCGGCTGCCGCTTCCACGCCCGCTGCCGGTACGCGCGCGCGGCGTGCCTGGGGGAGGACGTCGCCCTGACACAGCGGGGGGAAGATCACCTTGTCGCCTGCCTCCCGGACACGCCCCCGCCCGGCCCGGCCGGCGGTTGA
- a CDS encoding ABC transporter ATP-binding protein translates to MTDELLRIEDLWVRYRTDEAVVHAVNGVTLSLRRGQTLGLVGETGAGKTTTALSILRLLPAGTGQVTGGRVLFDGSDLLTKRSSAMLGYRGNRISMIFQDPMTSLNPVMTVGEQVAEILELHAPKGRAQTSARVDEMLGMVGIPANRKHEYPHQFSGGMKQRVVIAISLACEPELLIADEPTTALDVTIQAQVLAMMRRLREQLGTALLMITHDLGVVAQTCDCVAVMYAGEIVETGTVFDVFGDGPHHPYTEGLFSSLPHLASDAARLRPIDGLMPDPARLPAGCKFHPRCPRCLAHCRQTPPPDTARGTHHVRCHLWTEGGVSA, encoded by the coding sequence ATGACAGACGAGCTGCTGCGCATTGAGGACCTGTGGGTTCGTTATCGGACGGATGAGGCCGTCGTCCACGCGGTAAACGGTGTCACCCTCAGCTTGCGGCGCGGGCAAACCCTGGGTCTCGTGGGCGAGACCGGCGCGGGCAAGACAACGACCGCACTCAGCATCCTTCGTCTGCTGCCCGCCGGCACCGGACAAGTGACAGGCGGCCGCGTCCTCTTCGACGGGAGCGACCTGCTCACCAAGCGATCATCCGCGATGCTCGGTTACCGAGGCAACAGAATCTCCATGATTTTTCAAGATCCGATGACCAGCCTCAACCCCGTCATGACGGTGGGAGAACAGGTGGCGGAGATTTTGGAATTGCACGCCCCCAAGGGCCGGGCCCAGACGTCCGCCCGTGTGGACGAGATGCTCGGGATGGTGGGCATTCCGGCAAACCGCAAGCACGAATATCCGCACCAGTTCTCGGGCGGGATGAAACAACGCGTGGTCATTGCTATCTCGCTGGCTTGCGAGCCGGAGCTCCTCATCGCCGACGAGCCGACGACCGCTCTGGACGTCACGATCCAGGCGCAGGTGCTGGCCATGATGCGGCGCCTCCGGGAACAGCTGGGCACCGCCCTGCTGATGATCACCCACGACCTGGGCGTCGTCGCCCAAACCTGTGACTGCGTGGCGGTGATGTATGCCGGGGAGATTGTGGAAACCGGCACCGTCTTTGATGTGTTCGGCGACGGGCCGCACCACCCTTATACCGAGGGGCTGTTCAGCTCACTCCCCCATCTGGCGTCGGACGCCGCACGCCTGCGCCCCATCGATGGACTCATGCCGGACCCCGCCCGGTTGCCGGCGGGCTGTAAATTCCACCCTCGGTGTCCCCGCTGTCTGGCGCATTGCCGGCAGACGCCGCCGCCTGATACAGCGCGGGGAACCCACCACGTCCGGTGCCATCTGTGGACCGAAGGGGGCGTATCCGCATGA
- a CDS encoding ABC transporter permease, producing the protein MTHNLTVTVKKRSRLAAVALRFRKNRMAMFGLAVLLILLAVAASADLFLDYARDAVAQNMSERLQGPGPGHWFGTDQYGRDIFARIVYGARISLSMSLLVISVSTVLGAAIGGAAAFYGGRFDNLLMRVVDIFYAVPFNLLAICIVASLGSGLVNLAVACVAGVVPGFARIFRASIMPVKEQEFIEAARACGTKNRRIFLRHVLPNAVGPIIVQATLHLAQTILAISGLSYIGLGIESPMPEWGAMLSEGKNFFRDFPHLVLIPGVAIISAAMSLNLIGDGLRDALDPKLKS; encoded by the coding sequence TTGACACACAATCTCACGGTGACTGTCAAAAAGCGCAGCCGTCTGGCGGCCGTGGCCCTGCGGTTCCGAAAGAACCGGATGGCCATGTTTGGACTCGCCGTCCTGCTCATCCTGCTGGCCGTGGCCGCCTCGGCCGATCTGTTCCTGGACTATGCCCGCGACGCCGTCGCACAGAACATGTCCGAGCGGCTGCAGGGCCCCGGCCCCGGGCACTGGTTCGGCACCGACCAGTACGGGCGGGATATCTTTGCCCGCATCGTCTACGGCGCGCGCATCTCTCTGTCCATGAGCCTACTCGTCATCTCGGTCTCCACCGTCCTCGGTGCCGCGATCGGCGGCGCCGCCGCCTTCTATGGAGGGCGCTTCGACAATTTGCTGATGCGCGTCGTCGATATTTTCTATGCCGTCCCTTTCAACTTGCTCGCCATCTGTATCGTCGCGTCCCTGGGCTCGGGACTCGTCAACCTGGCCGTCGCCTGTGTCGCCGGCGTCGTGCCGGGGTTCGCCCGGATCTTCCGCGCCTCCATCATGCCGGTAAAGGAACAGGAATTCATCGAGGCGGCCCGGGCCTGCGGTACCAAAAACCGCCGCATCTTCCTGCGCCATGTGCTGCCCAACGCCGTGGGGCCCATCATCGTACAGGCGACGCTCCACCTGGCCCAGACTATCCTTGCCATCTCCGGTCTCAGTTACATCGGGCTCGGCATCGAGTCCCCCATGCCGGAGTGGGGCGCCATGCTGAGCGAGGGAAAAAACTTTTTCCGCGACTTTCCTCACCTGGTGCTGATCCCCGGCGTCGCCATCATCAGCGCCGCCATGTCGCTGAACCTGATCGGCGACGGCCTGCGGGACGCATTGGACCCCAAATTGAAGAGCTGA
- a CDS encoding ABC transporter permease, with protein MTRYVLKRMALMIPVILGISLLIFAILEFSPGDPATILLGDRAPQESIDALREQMGLNRPFFVRYADFLTDALRGDFGVSYRTKLPVFDEIMARLPTTLTLAVGAIVLTILVGLPIGVLSAVKQYSLVDSVTLAGALILTSMPGFWLGTVLILVFALTLGWLPATGGASFSGFILPWITLSASQIASLIRTTRSNMLEVIRADYIKMARAKGAPEKTVIMRHALRNALMPIVTIIGLNFSALLGGTMIIESVFALPGLGTLAVISVRQKDIPMVMAEVSFIALIGGLINLLVDVLYVYIDPRLKSQYVRPVGGRRGAR; from the coding sequence ATGACCCGATACGTCCTCAAACGGATGGCCCTGATGATTCCGGTCATCCTCGGCATCTCGCTCCTCATCTTTGCGATTTTGGAGTTCTCTCCCGGCGACCCAGCGACCATTTTACTCGGAGATCGTGCGCCGCAAGAGAGCATCGACGCGCTACGGGAACAGATGGGATTGAACCGCCCCTTCTTCGTCCGGTATGCGGACTTTCTCACCGACGCGCTCCGGGGGGATTTTGGGGTCTCTTATCGCACCAAATTGCCGGTGTTTGACGAGATTATGGCGCGCCTGCCCACCACCCTCACCCTGGCCGTGGGCGCTATCGTGCTGACAATCCTCGTTGGCCTGCCCATCGGTGTGTTGTCGGCGGTAAAGCAGTATTCCTTGGTCGACAGCGTCACACTGGCGGGCGCGTTGATCCTCACCTCGATGCCGGGGTTCTGGCTTGGCACGGTACTGATCCTCGTGTTTGCTCTGACGCTGGGCTGGCTGCCCGCCACCGGCGGGGCCTCCTTCTCCGGATTCATTCTGCCGTGGATCACGCTGTCCGCCTCTCAGATCGCCTCTCTGATCCGGACGACCCGCTCCAACATGCTGGAGGTGATCCGGGCGGACTACATCAAAATGGCCCGGGCCAAAGGCGCGCCGGAGAAAACCGTCATCATGCGCCACGCGCTGCGCAACGCCCTGATGCCCATCGTCACCATCATCGGGTTGAACTTCAGCGCTCTGCTCGGCGGCACCATGATCATCGAGAGCGTGTTTGCCCTGCCGGGTCTCGGCACCCTCGCCGTGATCTCCGTGCGGCAAAAAGACATCCCGATGGTGATGGCGGAGGTATCGTTCATCGCTCTGATCGGGGGGCTTATCAACCTGCTGGTGGATGTGCTGTACGTCTACATCGACCCTCGGCTGAAGTCGCAGTATGTGAGGCCGGTGGGAGGAAGGAGAGGAGCGCGTTGA
- a CDS encoding metal ABC transporter substrate-binding protein, whose translation MKTIKLRTLTRFLAVVCVLLLLAACQSKAEPVRIVVGATPVPHAEILEAAKEILAEQGYTLEIREFTDYVQPNLALESGDLDANYFQHRPYLTDFNANNETNLVDIGDIHYEPLGLYPGRTTSLDALPDGAQVAVPNDTTNEARALLLLEAQGLLTVDGSAGLEATIQDIIDNPKNLTIVELEAAQIPRSLPDVDVAVINGNYALEAGLNAAADALAIEASDSLAADTFANVIVVRAGDENRAELKALVTALQSDALRDFIDATYQGAVVPKG comes from the coding sequence ATGAAAACGATCAAATTGAGGACACTCACGCGGTTCCTGGCGGTGGTGTGCGTGCTGCTTCTGCTGGCGGCCTGTCAGTCCAAAGCGGAGCCCGTGCGAATCGTAGTGGGGGCGACGCCGGTGCCCCACGCGGAGATCTTGGAGGCCGCCAAAGAGATTCTGGCCGAGCAGGGCTATACACTGGAGATCCGCGAGTTCACCGACTATGTGCAGCCGAATCTCGCGCTGGAGAGCGGCGACCTAGATGCAAATTATTTCCAGCATCGCCCCTACTTGACCGACTTTAACGCCAACAACGAGACAAATCTGGTGGACATCGGCGACATTCACTACGAGCCGCTGGGGCTCTATCCCGGCCGGACGACCTCGTTGGACGCGCTCCCGGACGGCGCGCAGGTGGCTGTCCCCAACGACACGACGAACGAGGCGCGCGCGCTGCTGCTGCTGGAAGCGCAGGGGTTGCTCACGGTCGACGGGAGCGCAGGGCTGGAGGCCACGATTCAGGACATCATCGACAACCCGAAAAATCTGACCATTGTGGAACTTGAGGCCGCCCAGATTCCCCGTTCCCTGCCGGATGTGGACGTGGCTGTTATCAACGGCAACTACGCGCTGGAGGCTGGTCTCAACGCCGCGGCCGACGCGCTGGCCATCGAGGCCAGCGATTCTCTCGCCGCAGACACCTTTGCCAACGTGATCGTGGTTCGCGCGGGCGATGAGAACCGGGCCGAGTTGAAGGCGCTGGTGACAGCCCTGCAGAGCGACGCGCTGCGCGATTTCATCGACGCCACCTACCAAGGTGCCGTCGTCCCCAAAGGTTGA
- a CDS encoding ABC transporter permease — protein sequence MLARGLWETLYMTLVSTALAYLLGLPLGILLVVTGRDGLHPLRVFHSGLGLFVNLARSIPFLILLIAVLPFTRLVIGTTIGSTATIVPLVLGAAPFIARLVESSLGEVDKGAVEAAKSMGASPSQIIGKVLLPEARPSLLLGAAIALTTILGYSAMAGIVGGGGLGDIAIRYGYYRYQRDTMLITVAVLVVIVQIFQEFGAKVAKLTDKR from the coding sequence ATGCTGGCCCGGGGGCTTTGGGAGACATTGTACATGACTCTCGTCTCCACCGCTCTGGCCTATCTGCTGGGTCTGCCACTGGGCATTTTGCTGGTGGTCACCGGTCGAGACGGTCTGCACCCGCTGCGCGTCTTCCACAGCGGGCTGGGTCTGTTTGTCAACCTGGCGCGTTCGATTCCCTTTCTCATTTTGCTGATCGCCGTACTGCCCTTCACGCGGCTTGTCATCGGCACGACCATCGGTTCTACCGCCACGATCGTCCCCCTGGTGCTGGGGGCGGCGCCCTTCATCGCCCGGCTCGTGGAGTCGTCTTTGGGCGAGGTGGACAAAGGGGCGGTGGAGGCCGCGAAGTCAATGGGCGCCTCCCCGTCGCAGATCATCGGGAAGGTGCTGCTGCCCGAGGCGCGGCCATCGCTGCTGCTCGGCGCGGCCATCGCGCTGACCACCATACTCGGTTACTCCGCCATGGCGGGCATCGTGGGCGGCGGCGGACTGGGCGACATCGCGATCCGTTACGGCTACTACCGCTATCAGCGGGACACAATGCTGATCACGGTGGCGGTGCTGGTGGTGATCGTGCAGATCTTCCAGGAATTCGGCGCCAAAGTGGCCAAGCTGACGGACAAGCGGTGA
- a CDS encoding ATP-binding cassette domain-containing protein has translation MSEAILQIRGLCKRYPDGLLALDQVDLDVRAGEIFGIIGKSGAGKSTLARCVNFLEHPTAGEVLFEGRSLSALTRRQLYEVRQSIGMIFQQFNLLMQRSVRANVRFPLEIAGRNRAEARARADELLALVGLTQKADSYPAQLSGGQRQRVAIARALATKPRLLICDEATSALDPGTTQDILSLLEDINRRLGLTILVITHEMPVVQTLCHRVAILDESRVVEVGPVREVFRAPRTEAARALVHSDGGAAARLLRLLAERGLTPEEVLARV, from the coding sequence GTGTCCGAGGCAATTTTACAGATCCGCGGGCTGTGCAAACGCTACCCGGACGGCCTGCTGGCACTGGATCAGGTCGACTTGGACGTCCGTGCCGGGGAGATCTTCGGCATCATTGGAAAGAGCGGCGCGGGGAAGAGTACACTGGCGCGGTGCGTCAATTTTTTGGAGCACCCCACCGCCGGCGAGGTGTTGTTTGAAGGGCGTTCTCTCTCTGCGTTGACCCGCCGGCAGCTCTATGAGGTCCGGCAGTCGATCGGGATGATTTTTCAGCAGTTCAATTTGCTCATGCAGCGTAGTGTGCGCGCCAACGTCCGCTTTCCGCTGGAGATTGCGGGTCGGAATCGGGCGGAAGCCCGCGCCCGGGCGGACGAGCTGCTCGCGCTGGTAGGTCTCACGCAAAAGGCCGACAGCTATCCCGCGCAGCTTTCCGGCGGGCAGCGTCAGCGCGTGGCCATCGCCCGCGCCCTGGCCACGAAACCCCGTCTTCTCATCTGCGACGAGGCGACCAGCGCGCTGGACCCCGGCACCACGCAGGACATCCTTTCCCTCTTGGAAGACATCAACCGGCGCCTCGGTCTCACAATCTTGGTCATCACTCATGAGATGCCGGTGGTGCAGACGCTCTGCCACCGCGTGGCCATCTTGGACGAGAGCCGCGTGGTGGAAGTCGGGCCAGTGCGAGAAGTCTTTCGCGCCCCGCGTACCGAGGCCGCCCGCGCGTTGGTCCACTCCGACGGTGGGGCCGCCGCGCGCCTGCTTCGCCTGCTGGCCGAACGGGGCCTGACCCCCGAGGAGGTGCTGGCCCGTGTCTGA